The genomic window CCGAGGCTGTTGAGGGAATTGTAGGAGCCCACGGCGCTCAGCCCCAGGATCACGAGGAACAGCACCAGGATGCCGCCGCACCCCAAAGCGATCTTTCCGCCCAGTCCCATGTTGCCTCCGATGATTGCCCTGCCAGCATACCCCCATTGCCCTTTCGCAGCGGGACCCGCCTATGATGCAGGTGGGGGGCCCGCACGCATGGATCTGGTTCTGGTGGCCATACATCTGGAAGCCTCGGCCCGGGCCGTGCCCCTGGGACCGGCCATGCTGGCCTCCGTGCTGCGGCGTTCCTTCGGCGCCGAAGTCGCCGTGCGGGTGCTGGACCTCTACCTGGACCAGACCCCCGAGGCCTGCGCCGACCGGATCCTGGAGGACGCCCCCCGGTGGGTGGGGTTCTCCATGTACCTCTGGAACCGCGACCTGACGATGGCCGTGGCCCGGGTCCTGCGGGCGCGCCGGCCGGACCTGGTGATCTTCGCGGGCGGCTCGGAGGCCACCGCGGACCCCGAGGGCGTCCTGGGCGACCCCTCCATGGACCTGGTGCTCCCCGGGGAGGGCGAGGACCTCATCGTTGAGGCCGTCAAGCACCTGCTCCGGGGCCAGGACCCCCGCGCCCTCCAGGCCACCCTCCGCCCGGCCCCCGTGGCGGACCTGGCCGCGCTCCCCAGCCCCTACCTGGACGGGACCCTGGACCCTTCGGCCTACCCGGGCCAGCTCTGGGAGCTGAGCCGGGGCTGCCCCTTCAAGTGCGACTTCTGCTTCGAGTCCCGGGGAGGCACGGGCACCCGCCGCGTCCCCATGGAGCGGGTGGAGGCCGAACTGCGCCTGTTCGAGGCCAAGGGCGTCAGCCAGATCTTCGTGCTGGACCCCACGTTCAACTTCGACCGCGCCCGGGCCAAGGAGGTCCTGCGCCTCATCGCCGCCGAGGCGCCGGCCATCCACTTCTTCTTCGAGATCCGCACCGAGTTCATCGACCGCGAACTGGCCAGGCTGTTCGCGTCCATCCGCTGCACCCTCCAGATCGGCCTCCAGAGCGCCCACGACGCCGTGCTGAGAAACATCAACCGCCGCATCGACCCGGATGAATTCGAGAGCCGGGTCCTCCTGCTCCACCGCGCCGGCGCCACCTACGGCTTCGACCTCATCTACGGCCTGCCCGGGGACGACCTGGAGGGCTTCAAGGCCAGCCTCGACTACGCCCTGGGCCTGGCGCCCAACCACCTGGACATCTTCTGCCTGGCGGTGCTGCCGGGCACCCGGCTCTTCGAGACGGCGGCCTCCTTCGGCCTGGAGCACCAGGCGGCGAACCCCTACCTGGTCACCGCCTCCCCGGGGTTCCCGCCGGAGGACCTGGCCCAGGCCGCGCGCATCGCCCGGGCCTGCGACACCTTCTACAACGACGGCAAGGCGGTGCCCTGGTTCGCCATCGTCCAGGGCGCCCTGGGCCTGGAGCCCTCCGAACTCTTCCGCCGTTTCGCGGACCACCCCGGGTCCGGGGACGTCATCGGCCTGCAGCGCGACTTCATCACGGCCCAGTTCGAAGCCCTCGGGCTGGAGGCCCAGGGTTCCGTGGCCGCGGACCTCATCACCTGGTTCGGCCTCTCGGCGCGCCTCGCCGACGCCGAGGCGCGGCGGGAGCCGCTGGCGGGCCCGTGCAGCGGGTTCTTCGCCCACGACCCCGCCCTCCTCCTGGACCAGCTCGCCGCGGGCATCACCGAGCTGGAGGACCTGTCCTTCGTCCTGCCCGCGGACCCCGGGGAGCGGATCCTCCACTTCAGGGACGGCGAAGCCTGCCTAGCTGAGCCTCGCTGAGGCCGCCACCGTCTGGTCCACGTGCACCACCAGCGCGCCGCCAGGAGCGGCCTCGGTCACCGCGAAGTGGACCAGGGGGTTGACCGCGGGCCCCAGGAGGTTGCCGCCGGAGAGGTCGTACTGGCTGCCGTGGCAGGGGCAGGTGATCTTCGTGCCCGCCGGGAGGTCCACGGTGCAGCCCTGGTGGGTGCAGATGGCGGTCATGGCGTAGATGCCCGAGGCGTCCTTGATGAGGAAGAAGTTCGCCAGGTTCCGGTAGTCGCGGACCGTGCCGTCGGGGGCGGCCAGGAGGGCAGCCTTGGTGTCCTGGGTCGTCACGCCCCCGGCGGGAGGCGGCGGAGGGGGGGCGGCGGTGGAGCCTCCTCCGCCTCCCCCGCAGCCGCAGGCCAGGGCCATGCCGCACACGGCGGCGCCCAGGCAGAAGGTCCGGCGGTCGAGTTGGAGGGTGGTTTCGGGCGCAGACATGGCTTCTCCCAGGGGGGGTCGGGTTCGGCCCTCCCCCGCCGCGGGGGAGGGATGGCCCAGCATCCATCCGGGAAGGGGGTCCCTCCAGATCCGCTTCGGGAATAGCGCCCCATCCGGTCCCTACCAGCGCTCCGGAGCTCCCGGGGCGACGGGGGCCAGGGCCAGGTCGTGGAAGTCGTAGCTGAAGTCCGTGGACGGCGAAACGGCCTTCATGGCCACCCGGGCCACCTTCCCGGCGGCGTCGAGGGAGAAGGTGACGTAGGCGTCCGCGTCGAGGGTGCGGTCCTTCCAACGCACCACGAAGGTGTCGTACTGCCAGTGCTCCAGCGTTCCCGAAAGGCCCGGGGTGTGGGTGAACCGCATGGCCAGCTTCCCGCCGGAGGCCTCCACGAGGACGTCCCCGTACCAGGGGTCCCGGTAGCGCCCCGCATAGCCCTCCAGGGGCAGGGCGGGCTTCGAGGCGGCGTTGCGGGTCCCGGCGGCCTTGGCGACCTCCTCCTTCGCCCGGGCCTTCTGGGCCGCCCTCACCTCCTGGAAGGCCGCCACCCAGTCCTTGGGCGGCGCGCCCAGGTAGTGGTCCAGCACCGTGTTCGTGACGGCCTTGAAGGCGGCGCCCTCCTCCTGGTTCGTGAGCACGATGACGCCCAGGTTGCGCCCCGGCACCATGCTCACCTCCGTGACCATGCCCTTCAGGCCGCCGGTGTGGGAGACCAGGAGGTGGCCGCGGTAGGTCCGCACGTCCTCGCCCATGGCGTAGGCCAGGAAATCGGACCGCGCCTCGGCCAGCGCCGCGGGGGGTTCGCCGTGGGGGATCAGGGTCAGGGGCGTCCACAGCTCCCGGGCCCGCTTCTCGCTGAACAGGCGCCTGCCGCCGCCCAGGTCCCCCTTGGCCAGCAGCGCCCGCACCCAGCGCGTCAGGTCCTCGGCGGAGGCGACGATGGCCCCGGCCGGGGCGCTGTTGTCCATGACATCGTGTTCCACCGGCGCAAGCTTGTCGCCGTCCATGGCGTGGGCCGCGGCCACGTCGTCCCCGGTCCGCACGTCCCGGATGCTGGTGCGGCTGGAGGCCATGCCCAGCGGCCCGAAGAAGCGCTCCCGGATGAACTCCGCCCAGGGCCGGCCCGAGACGGCCCGGATCACCTCGCCCGCCACCGTGTAGAGGATGTTGTCGTACGCGTAGGCGCTCCGGAAGCTCGTGGCCAGCGGCACGAACCGCAGGCGGTGGACGATCTCCTCCCCGGTGAGGTCCGTCGGCGGGAAGAACATCAGGTCCCCGGCCCCGAGCCCCAGGCCGCTGCGGTGGCACAGCAGATCCCGGATCCGCATCTCCCGGGTGACGTAGGGATCGCTCATCTGGAAGCCCGGGAGGCGGTCCACGACCCGGTCGTCCCAGGCCAGCTTCCCTTCGTCCACGAGCATGGCCAGGGCCGAGGCCGTGAAGATCTTCGTGTTGGAGGCGATGGCGAAGAGGGTTCGCGGGGTCACGGGGGCCGGGTCGCCCAGCCTGCGCACGCCGTAGCCCTTGGCCAGGACGACCTTGCCGTCCTGCACCACCGCCACGGCGATGCCGGGCACGTTGAAGGCCGCGCGGGTGCGCTCCACGGCGCGGTCGAGGTCCGCCTGGGCGGCGAGGGGGAGGGCGAGGATCAGCGCCGGCGGGAACCAGCGGGTTGGAAAGGTCATGGCGGACTCCGGGGATGCCCGCCCATGGTACTCCCCGCACCGCCCCGCGGGTCAACGCGGGGCGGCGGGAAAGCTACTTCTTCTTCTTGGCCGGCGCCGCCGCGGCCTTCTTCACGGGCTCGGCGAGCTTGCTGGCGAGGTCGTTGCCGCGGCTGGTGGCACCGTGGATCACGGCCGGCTTGGCCTTCTTCGGCTTCTTGTCGTTGGACATGCTTTCTCCTTGAGGGTCCCCTCCGACAGCGGCGCGGACCTTCCCACCCAGCATGGCCCCAAAGGCGCGCAGGGGTCGGCTTTTTCCAGACTAATCTTTGACGGCCCAGCGCAGCTTGGCCGACGAGGAACGCGGATTGTCATGGCGCTCCTGGAACGAGGGGCGGATGGGCTCCGGGGCGACGTCCCGGTAGACGCCCGCCCGGTGGCCTTCCAGGAAGGCCTTCTTGACCCGACGGTCCTCGCCCGAGTGGAAGGTGAGGATGGCCACGCGCCCCCCCGGCTTCAGCGCCATGGGCAGCAGGGACAGGAACTGGTCCAGCACCTTGAGCTCGTCGTTAACGGCGATGCGCAGGGCCTGGAAGGTGCGCTGCAGGCTCGCGCGCGCCTCGTCCTCGGGGAGGACGCCCCGCACCAGCCGCGCCAGCTGCGTCGTGGTGGCCACGTCCTGCCCGTCCAGGGCGGCGGCGATGGCCTCGGCGTGGGGTTCGTCGGAGTTCTCCACCAGGAGCGCCGCCAGGTCCTCCCGGGCCAGGGCCTTCAGCAGGGCCGCGGCGGACCGCCCCCGGTTGGGGTTGAGCCGCAGGTCCAGGGGGCCGTCGCTCTTGTAGGTGAAGCCCCGGGCGGGGTTGTCGATCTGCATGCTGGAGACCCCCAGGTCCGCCAGGACGAAGTCCAGGCCCCCGCCGGTCTCCGGCAGGAGCGCGGGGAGCCCCGCGAAGTTCATGCGCTTGACCACCAGGACGTCCTCGCCGAACCCCAGGGCCCGCAGGCGGGCCTCGGTGCGCGGCAGCTCCAGCGGATCCACGTCCACGCCGAAGAGCCTGCCCCCGGGCTGGATCCGGGCCAGCAGCTCCTGGGCGTGGCCGCCGTAGCCCAGGGTGGCGTCCAGCCCCACCTCGCCGGGCCGCGGATCCAGGCACGCCAGGATCTCCGCCACGCAGATGGGCCGGTGGGTCCCCGCCGGCGTCTGCCCGCGGTCCATGACCTTCTGCAGTTCCGCGGCATGCAGGTCGGGGTTCAGCTCCTTGTACTTCTCCTCGAACCGCCGGGGGTGGGTGCCCTTGTAGCGGATCCGGCGTTGTCTCGGGGGCGGGGCATCGGTCATCCCTTGATTCTGGACCAGACCGGCCCCTCCCGGGGAACAGCTATGATGAAGCCATGACCCTCCCCGACCCTTGGCCCCTCTTCCAGGACCTCCGCTTCGCGGGCCAGCGGAACCACCCCCGCGGGGCCTGCTTCGTGGCCGAGGGCCGGATCCTCGTGGAGGACCTCCTGGCCTGGGGCCGCGCCGGGAAGGTGGAGGTGGTGGCCGTCCTGGCCGAGACCGCCTCGGCGGACGCCGTGCGCCCCCTGCTGCCGGAGGGCGCCGAGCTGATCGTCGCCACGCCCGCGGAGGTGGAGGCCCTCGCGGGCTTCCCCTTCCACCGGGGCCTCATGGCCGCGGCCCGGGTGCCCGATCCGCCCGGCCAGGATCGCCTGCGGGCCTGCCGGCGCCTGCTGGCGCTGCCCAGCGTCTCCGACGCCGAGAACCTGGGCCAGCTCCTGCGCACCGCGGCCGCCCTGGGCCTGGACGGGGTCCTCCAGGGACCCGGGCCCGACCCCTTCAGCCGCCGGGTGATCCGCGTGTCCATGGGCACCGCCTGGAAGCTCCCCGTCTGGCGCCGCGACGACGTGTGGGAGGCCCTCGAAGGCTGGAAGGCGGAGGGCGGCGAGGTGGTCGCCGCCGCCCTGGGCGGCGAGGACGTCCGCGCCTGGCGCCCCGCGGCCCGCACCGCCCTGGTGCTGGGCCCCGAGGGCCCGGGCCTCTCGGAGGCGGACCTGGCCCGCTGCGGCCGCACCGTGGGCATCGCCATGGCCCCGGGCGTGGACAGTCTCAACGTCGCCGCCGCCGGCGCCATCCTCATGCACCGCATGGTGGGCCCGTGACCCTCAACGCCGGCTTCTGCTACCGGGAGCGGGTGCAGCGGGGCGGCCTCACCGTCCTGGAGCACTTCGCGCGCCACCACCCCCACTCCACCCCAGAGCGGTGGCGGGAGCGCATCGAGGGGGGCGAGGTGGAGCTGGACGGCCGCGCCCCCGATCCCGCAGCGGTCCTCGCCCCTGGCCAGGAACTGGCCTGGCACCGCCCCCCCTGGGAGGAGCCGGAGGTGGACCTGGACATCCAGGTGGTCCACGAGGACGCCTTCCTCCTGGCCGTGGTGAAGCCCTCGGGCCTGCCCACCCTGCCCGGGGGCGGCTTCCTGGAGCACACGCTCATGGCCCTGGTGCGGGCCCGCTACCCCGGGTGCAGCCCCATGCACCGCCTCGGGCGGGGCACCTCGGGCCTCGTGCTCTTCGGCCGCACCCCCGAAGCCGGGGCGGCGCTGCAGGCCGCCTGGCGCGAGCACCGCGTGGAAAAACGCTACCGCGCCCTGGCGGCCGGCGACCCCGCCTGGGACGAGCTGGACATCCGGACCCCCATCGGCCCCGTGCCCCACCCCTGGCTGGGCACGGTCTTCGCCGCCAGCCCCGGGGGCAAGGCCTCCCGCAGCGTCGCCCGCGTCCTGGAGCGGCGCGGGGACGCCGCCCTGATGGAGGTGGACCTCCACACCGGCCGCCCCCACCAGATCCGCATCCACCTGGCCTCCGTGGGCCATCCCCTGGCAGGCGACCCCCTCTACGCCCCCGGAGGCCTGCCCCGGGAGGACCTCGTAGCGCTGCCGGGGGACCTGGGCTACCTTCTGCACGCCGAGCGCCTCGCCTTCCGGCATCCGGTCACGGGGCTGCCCATGGACCTGCGGGCGGAACCGCCCGAGCGGCTCCGGTCGCGAAGCGGGCCCACGCCATGAACCCCCCCTTCCTTCCCGGCCAGCGCTGGATCAGCCAGACCGAGCCCGACCTGGGCCTAGGCACGGTGCGCCTGGCCACGGCCCGCACCGTCACCGTGCACTTCGGCGCCACCGGCGAGACCCGGGAGTACGCCAGCGACCAGGCCCCCCTGCGCCGCGTCGAGTTCCTGGCCGGGGACACCGTGCGGGACCGCCTGGACCAGGACCTGGTGGTGGAGGCGGTCGCGCTGCGCTCGGGACTCCTGGTTTACTTGGGCGGGGGCCGCGAACTGCCCGAGGCCGACCTCGGCGACCGCCTCTCCTTCAGCGACCCCCTGCAGCGCCTGGTGGCCGGGGGCCAGGAAGGTCCCGAGGCCTTCGCCCTGCGCGTGGCGGGACTGGAGCACCAGCACCGGCGGCGCCGGTCCCCGGTGCGCGGATTCGCGGGGGGCCGCATCGAGCTGATCCCCCACCAGCTCCACATCGCCTCCGAGGTGACGGGGCGCCTGGCGCCGCGGGTGCTGCTGGCCGACGAGGTGGGCCTGGGCAAGACCATCGAGGCCTGCCTGATCCTGCACCGCCTGCTGCTCACGGGCCGCGCCGCGCGGGTCCTGGTCCTCCTGCCGGACTCGCTGGTGCACCAGTGGTTCCTGGAGCTGTACCGGCGCTTCAACCTCTGGTTCCACATCTTCGACGAGGAGCGCTGCGTGGCCCTGGAGGCCGGGGGCGCCAACCCCTTCCTGGACGATCAGCTGGTGCTGTGCGGCCTGGGCCTGCTCACCGGAAGCCCGGACCGGGCCCGGCAGGCCCTGGAGGCGGGCTGGGACCTGCTGGTGGTGGACGAGGCGCACCACCTGGAGGGCGCGGCCTACGGCGTGGTGGAAGCCCTGGGCGCCGCCGTGCCCGGGCTCCTCCTCCTCACGGCCACCCCGGAGCAGCTGGGCGTCCCCGGCCACTTCGCGCGGCTGCGGCTCCTGGATCCGGACCGCTTCCACGACCTGGACGCCTACCTGCGCCAGGCCGCGGACTACCGCGCCATCGCCGACCTGGCCGCGGGCCTCCTGGCCCCCGGCCCCCTGTCCCCGGCCCTGGCGGCGGACCTGGCCGCCCTGCTGGGCGAGGACCTGGGCTCGCGCCTGGAGGAGGCCCGCGCCGAGGCCCTGGACGCCCTCCTGGACCGCCACGGCACCGGCCGCGTGATGTTCCGCAACACCCGCGCCGCCGTCGCGGGCTTCCCGGGCCGCGTGGTGCACATGGCGCCCCTGGCCCCCGCCCCCCGCGATCCGCGCCTGGACTGGCTGGCGGACCTCCTTCGCTCCACCCCGGACAAGGTCCTGCTCATCTGCGCCACCCGGGCCCAGGCCGAGGCCGTCCACCAGGCCCTGAAGCTCCGGGTGCAGGTGAAGATGGCCGTCTTCCACGAGGGCCTCACCCTGGTTCAGCGGGACCGCAACGCGGCATGGTTCGCCGAGCCCCAGGGGGCGCGGCTCCTCCTCTGCTCCGAGATCGGCAGCGAGGGCCGCAACTTCCAGTTCGCCCACCACCTCGTCCTCTACGACCTCCCCCTGGATCCCGACCTCCTGGAACAGCGCATCGGGCGCCTGGACCGCATCGGGCAGACCCGGGAGGTGGAGCTCCACGTCCCCTACCCCACCGGCGGCGCCCACGAGGTGCTGGCGCGCTGGTACCACGAGGGCCTGGACGCCTTCCGTTCCAACCTCCACGGCGGACGCGAGCTCCTGGAGCGGTTCCGGGACCGCCTCGCCCGGACCGGCGACACCGCGGCGCTGGTGGAGGCCACCCGCGCCGCCCGGGAGGAGCTCCGCGACCGCCTGGAGCGGGGCCGGGACCGGCTGCTGGAGCTGAACTCCTTCCGCCCCGCGGCCTGCGCGGACCTGGTGGCCGAGCTCCGGCGCCAGGACGGGGACCGCGCCCTGGAGGGCTTCCTGCTCACGGTGTTCGAGCACCTCCTCGTGGACGTGGAGGAACTGGGGCCCCGCACCTACCAGCTGGGCTCCATGGGCGTCCTGGCCGAGGCCCTGCCCGGCCTGTCCGCGGAGGGCCTCACCGTCACCTTCGACCGGGAGCGGGCCCTGGCCCGGGAGGACCTCCAGTTCCTCACCTGGGACCACCCCCTGGTGAGCGGGACCCTGGACCTCCTGCTGGGCGGCGCCAGGGGGACCTCCTGCTTCAGCCGGTGGCCGGATCCCAAGGGCTCGGGCCTCTACCTGGAGGCCGTCTACGTCCTGGCCTGCGCCGCCCCGCCCCACCTCCACGTGGACCGCTTCCTGCCCCCCACGCCCCTGCGCGTGGTGGTGGACGCCCAGGGCCGCGACCTCACCCGGACCCTCCCCAGGGCCCTCCTGGCCCGCAGCGCCAGGCCCGCCCCCGGGCATGGCCTCCTGTCCCGGCCCGAGGTGCGCCAGGACCTGCTCCCACGCATGCTGGCGCAGGCTGGCCGGTTGGTCGAAAGCCGGGCGCCCGGCCTCCTGGCCAAGGCCCGGCAGGACCTGGCAGCCCAGCTGGACCGCGAATACGGGCGGCTGGAGGCCCTGCGCCGGGTGAACGGCGGCGTCGGCCCCGGGGACCTCGCCCGTCTGCTCGAGCAGAAGACGGCCCTGGACAAGCACCTGCGGGAAGCCCGGCTCCGGCTGGACGCGATCCACGTGATCCACCGGGGCTGAAGGCCAGGCCAGAAAGTTTCAATATATAGTTCATTCAACATCGGATTCCGCGTTTGACATTGGTTGGGTGGGCATTAATTTTTTATATTGCTCTGTACGAGGAGCGCCATCACGAGGATCCCCATGCGCGGCCATTTCCATGTTCCCCTTCCCGGCATCCTCGTCCTGTCCGCCTGTCAAGGCGGCGGCCCAGGCCCCACCCTCCTGGGACGCCGGTTCCACGCAGCGGGAAGGTTCCCGGACCACCTGGGATAAACTTGCCCCGCTCCTCCCTGCGATGCCCGCCACCCAACCCCAGAAAGGGAAACCCCCATGCACCTCCGCCCCGTCGCCATCGTCCTCGCAGCGGGCGCTCTCGCCCTCCCCGCCCATGCCCAGTTCTGGGACGCCCTCATCAACCCGGACGTCCAGGTTACCCTCACCCACCCCCCGGGCCTGGGCATCAAGGTCCAGCGCGTGGCCTTCGCCCCGGTGAACAACTCGGCTGCCGAGGACCTCCTCTCGGCCTGCATCGCCGACCTCACGTCCTCGGGCCAGCTGGAGGTCCTGGACCGGGGCAACATCGAGAAGGTCCTGGGCGAGCAGAAATTGTCCAACTCGGGCCTCGTGGACGAGAAGACCGCGGTGGAGCTGGGCAGGCTCCTGGGATCCCCCGTGCTGCTGTTCGTGAAGGTCCAGCGGTCCGACGTCAAGCACATCCCCCTGCAGAAGACCGACGCCGCCTGGACGGACAAGAAGGGCGAGTACCACCCCGCCGTCACCACGTACACCTCCAAGACCCAGGTGGAGTTCAACGGGTCGATCCAGGCCGTGGACCTGGCCACGGGCCGCATCTACAGCCAGCAGCGCATCGCCGTGTCCCCCAGCCGCGAGACGTCCTCCACCCAGGGCCGGCCCGAGTACCCCTCGGACACCGAGGTGCGGGAGATGGCCGTGAACATGGCCAGGGACCAGGTGCACAAGATGCTCCTGTCCTGGACCGAGCAGCGCAAGCTGATCTTCTACGACGACAAGGACTACGGCATGAAGGACGCCTACAAGCGCCTGCAGCTGCAGGACGGCCGCGGCGCCCTGGCCAGGTCCCTGGAGGCCCTGGAGGCCGCCAGGACCGACCCCAAGTGCAAGCCGAAGTACCTCGGCCGCACCAGCTACAACGTCGGCATGTGCCAGTTCATCCTCGGCGACTACGCCGCGGCCCTCCCCTTCCTCAAGGCCGCCCGCGAGACCGACCCCACCCACAAGATCTTCTCCAATGCCGAGGCCGAGTGCCTTCGCGCCGTCAGCCTGATGGAGGAGATGACCAAGGTGGACGCCCGCAGCGCCAAGGTGGAGCTGGAGGCGCCCAGGGCCGAGCCCGCGCGGGCCCCGGAGCCCGCGGCCGCCAAGGGCGGTGCCTCCGCGGAGGACCGCCTCACCAGGCTGGAGTCGCTGCGGAAGAAGGGCCTGATCTCGCCCGAGGACTACAAGGCCAAGAAGGCCGAGATCATGAAGGACCTTTAGGGGGTTCTACACCCCCTCCGCCTCCACGTGGCGCGCCTGCTCCTGCATGAGCAGCGCGCCCACCTCCTTCTTGATGGCGTTGAACTCCGGCGAGGCGGGGTCCCGCATCCGCGGCAGGTCCACGGCCAGGTCCAGCTTCACCGTGCCCGGGCGGTAGGTCATGAGCACCGTCCGGTCGGCGAGGTAGATGGACTCCTCGAGGCTGTGGGTGACGAACACCACGGTCTTCCTCAGCTCCGACCACACCCGCAGCAGCTCGTCCTGGAGCGTGCGGCGCGTGAGCGCGTCCAGGGCCCCGAAGGGCTCGTCCATGAGCAGGATGGGGGAATCCAGGGCCAGCACCCGCGCGATGGCCACCCGCTGGCGCATGCCCCCGGACAGGTCCCTGGGGAACCGGGACCGGAACTCCTCCAGGCGCAGCATGGCCAGGAGCCCGCCCACGGTGTCCCGGATCTCCGCCGCGGGGCGCCCCTTGATCTCGAGGCCGAAGGCGATGTTGGCCTCCACGGTCATCCAGGGGAAGAGGGCGTACTCCTGGAACACCATGCCCCGGTCGGGCCCGGGCGCGGCGACCGGGGCGCCGTCGACCGTCACGGTCCCTCCGGTCGGCCCGATGAAGCCGGCGATGACGTTGAGCAGGGTGGACTTCCCGCAGCCGGAAGGCCCCAGGAGGCACACGAACTCGCCCCTGCCGATGTCCAGGCTGATGTCCTGCAGGGCCGTCACCGTCTGGCCCGCCCCCTCGAAGCGCTTGCCCACGCCCTGGATCCGGATGTGCGCGTCCATCACTGCTCCAGTCCGCGGTGCCAGCGCAGCAGCCACCGGCTGAGGCGGTTCATGAGGGTGTCGATGCCCAGGCCCAGGAGGCCGATGGTGAACATGCCCGCGATGATCTTGTCCGACCACATGTACTCCCGGGCCTCCAGGATCCGGTAGCCCAGGCCGTTGTTCACCGCGATCATCTCCGCGACGATCACCACGATGAACGCCGTGCCCATGCCGATGCGCGCCCCGGCCATGATGTAGGGCGCCGCCGCGGGCAGGATGACCCGGCGGAAGGTGGTGGCCCGCCCCGCGCCCAGGTTCCGGGCCACCCGCAGGTAGATGCCGTCCACGTGCTGCACCCCGGCGATGGTGTTCACCAGCACCGGGAAGAAGGCCCCCAGGCTGATGAGGAAGAAGGCCGGCGGATTGCCCAGGCCGAACCAGAGGATGGCAAGGGGGATGTAGGCGATGGGCGGGATGGGCCGCAGCACCTGCACCAGGGGGTCGAAGAGGGTATTGGCCAGCCGGCTGTAGCCCATGGCCAGCCCGAGGGGCAGCGCGAGGCCCGTGCCCAGGGCGAAGCCCACCAGCACGCGGTAGAGGCTGCCGCAGGCGTCCCGGGGCAGCTCCCCCGACACCAGCCACGCGATCCGGGACATGGCGGCGGGATCGAAGGCCTCCAGCGGCCGCAGGTAGGCCAGCCAGCGCGCGGCCACCGCCAGGGGCGAGGGCAGGATGATGGCGTTGAAGACCCCGAGGGAGGCCAGCGCCTGCCAGGTCAGCAGGATCCCCAGGGGCACCAGGACGCCGCGAAGGAAGCGCCGCATGGGCCTACTTCACCTTCAGGTCGGCCTTGGCCTGCGCGAGCAGGTCCAGACGGGTCCAGTCCGCCGCCCTGGGCGGGTTCGCCATGCGGCCGACCTTGTACTTGGCCATGAGGTCCGTGGTCACCTGGATGTGCTCGACCGTGATGTCGTAGGTGAAGGGCGAGTTGCCGATGGCGTCCTGGTACTCCTCCTTCGAGAGCTGGTTGCTGAACATCTTCTCCCGCACGAAGCGCTCGGCGAGGGCCTGGTCCTGGAGGAAGGCCCGGGTGGCGTCCACGAAGCACCGCATGAACCGCAGCGCCACGTCCCGGCGCTGGTAGAGCTTCTCGGTCATCACCAGCGCGCGGACGGGCTCGCCCATGGGGGTGTCGTAGGGCTTCATGACCTCGGTTCCGAAGCCCCGCCGGATGGCCTGGGAGGAGTACGGCTCGGACTGGCACATGGCGTCGATGTTGCCCGACATGAGGGCCTGGTTCAGGTCCGGGAAGGCCAGGTACACGACCTGCACGTCCTTCCCGGGCTGGTCGGCCCACGTGAGATTGTGCTTGGCCAGCTCCGCCAGGAGCAGCAGCTCCTGCGCCCCGCCGCGGGCCACGCCCAC from Geothrix sp. 21YS21S-2 includes these protein-coding regions:
- a CDS encoding B12-binding domain-containing radical SAM protein; translation: MDLVLVAIHLEASARAVPLGPAMLASVLRRSFGAEVAVRVLDLYLDQTPEACADRILEDAPRWVGFSMYLWNRDLTMAVARVLRARRPDLVIFAGGSEATADPEGVLGDPSMDLVLPGEGEDLIVEAVKHLLRGQDPRALQATLRPAPVADLAALPSPYLDGTLDPSAYPGQLWELSRGCPFKCDFCFESRGGTGTRRVPMERVEAELRLFEAKGVSQIFVLDPTFNFDRARAKEVLRLIAAEAPAIHFFFEIRTEFIDRELARLFASIRCTLQIGLQSAHDAVLRNINRRIDPDEFESRVLLLHRAGATYGFDLIYGLPGDDLEGFKASLDYALGLAPNHLDIFCLAVLPGTRLFETAASFGLEHQAANPYLVTASPGFPPEDLAQAARIARACDTFYNDGKAVPWFAIVQGALGLEPSELFRRFADHPGSGDVIGLQRDFITAQFEALGLEAQGSVAADLITWFGLSARLADAEARREPLAGPCSGFFAHDPALLLDQLAAGITELEDLSFVLPADPGERILHFRDGEACLAEPR
- a CDS encoding Rieske (2Fe-2S) protein; translated protein: MSAPETTLQLDRRTFCLGAAVCGMALACGCGGGGGGSTAAPPPPPPAGGVTTQDTKAALLAAPDGTVRDYRNLANFFLIKDASGIYAMTAICTHQGCTVDLPAGTKITCPCHGSQYDLSGGNLLGPAVNPLVHFAVTEAAPGGALVVHVDQTVAASARLS
- a CDS encoding serine hydrolase, whose protein sequence is MTFPTRWFPPALILALPLAAQADLDRAVERTRAAFNVPGIAVAVVQDGKVVLAKGYGVRRLGDPAPVTPRTLFAIASNTKIFTASALAMLVDEGKLAWDDRVVDRLPGFQMSDPYVTREMRIRDLLCHRSGLGLGAGDLMFFPPTDLTGEEIVHRLRFVPLATSFRSAYAYDNILYTVAGEVIRAVSGRPWAEFIRERFFGPLGMASSRTSIRDVRTGDDVAAAHAMDGDKLAPVEHDVMDNSAPAGAIVASAEDLTRWVRALLAKGDLGGGRRLFSEKRARELWTPLTLIPHGEPPAALAEARSDFLAYAMGEDVRTYRGHLLVSHTGGLKGMVTEVSMVPGRNLGVIVLTNQEEGAAFKAVTNTVLDHYLGAPPKDWVAAFQEVRAAQKARAKEEVAKAAGTRNAASKPALPLEGYAGRYRDPWYGDVLVEASGGKLAMRFTHTPGLSGTLEHWQYDTFVVRWKDRTLDADAYVTFSLDAAGKVARVAMKAVSPSTDFSYDFHDLALAPVAPGAPERW
- the rsmH gene encoding 16S rRNA (cytosine(1402)-N(4))-methyltransferase RsmH; the encoded protein is MTDAPPPRQRRIRYKGTHPRRFEEKYKELNPDLHAAELQKVMDRGQTPAGTHRPICVAEILACLDPRPGEVGLDATLGYGGHAQELLARIQPGGRLFGVDVDPLELPRTEARLRALGFGEDVLVVKRMNFAGLPALLPETGGGLDFVLADLGVSSMQIDNPARGFTYKSDGPLDLRLNPNRGRSAAALLKALAREDLAALLVENSDEPHAEAIAAALDGQDVATTTQLARLVRGVLPEDEARASLQRTFQALRIAVNDELKVLDQFLSLLPMALKPGGRVAILTFHSGEDRRVKKAFLEGHRAGVYRDVAPEPIRPSFQERHDNPRSSSAKLRWAVKD
- a CDS encoding RNA methyltransferase is translated as MTLPDPWPLFQDLRFAGQRNHPRGACFVAEGRILVEDLLAWGRAGKVEVVAVLAETASADAVRPLLPEGAELIVATPAEVEALAGFPFHRGLMAAARVPDPPGQDRLRACRRLLALPSVSDAENLGQLLRTAAALGLDGVLQGPGPDPFSRRVIRVSMGTAWKLPVWRRDDVWEALEGWKAEGGEVVAAALGGEDVRAWRPAARTALVLGPEGPGLSEADLARCGRTVGIAMAPGVDSLNVAAAGAILMHRMVGP
- a CDS encoding RluA family pseudouridine synthase, coding for MTLNAGFCYRERVQRGGLTVLEHFARHHPHSTPERWRERIEGGEVELDGRAPDPAAVLAPGQELAWHRPPWEEPEVDLDIQVVHEDAFLLAVVKPSGLPTLPGGGFLEHTLMALVRARYPGCSPMHRLGRGTSGLVLFGRTPEAGAALQAAWREHRVEKRYRALAAGDPAWDELDIRTPIGPVPHPWLGTVFAASPGGKASRSVARVLERRGDAALMEVDLHTGRPHQIRIHLASVGHPLAGDPLYAPGGLPREDLVALPGDLGYLLHAERLAFRHPVTGLPMDLRAEPPERLRSRSGPTP